Below is a genomic region from Fervidobacterium sp..
TTTTCTAATAATACTTTTCTAAACATCTCGATCATGAATGAGGCATATGAATACATTACAAGAATGTAGCTGTTCTCACTGTATTTGAACACAAAGTCACCAGGTCTTGTTATTTCAAATAGAGATTTTTCGAAAATTTCTGCTTGCGTTTCATTTAAGGCACCAATTTCAATTGCTAAAATGGAAATAGAATGTGATTCTCTTCTAGATAGTTCTTCGTATTTTCTTAGTAATTCCATTCCCAAGGTTCTTTCATATATTCCCTTTATTTTTTTATCTTCCTGAAGTTCGTAAGATGTGACGGTGTTTTCTTCACGTAGTTTTTCTAGAGCAGCATTGTACAACGCATTGATCTTTCTAATTCTTCGGACAAAAAGATAAACTACTAAGGCAAGTGTTACAGATGCAGCTATAAAAAGCAGAAACCAAACCGACAGCATACGGGGATGTGTTGTTTGCTTTAAAAAGTATGAGTTGAACATTCTATTCAGTTCCCCCGTTGAATTGAGGAAAATCAACTGCTTATCTATTTGCTCAAGTAGGATTGTGTTAGTATTTTTTTTAGTCGCAAATTTCAAGGGTACAGGTGAAAACACATAACTTGTTTGATAAACGTTTGGGAACTTTTCGCTGTTCACAAGGAAAGATAACCTGCTCACAACACCATACTTGAAATTACCCTCGTTGACTTCTCTAAGTACGTCATAATAAGTATCAAATTCCGTATACTCAACTTTAATGTTAAAACTTTCAAGTAACTCTTTAAACCTTTGATAATAAATATCTCCCCTGTTCGCAGCAATTCTCGCCCCGTCAAGCTCTCTTAGTTCCTTGAAATTAACACTTGATACAAGCACACCCCAATTCATTACAACAACTTCTTTGTTGAAACTGAAGTTTTCTTTTCTTTCCTTAGTTTCTGCTATAACCATCAACAGATCAATTTTCCCTTCTTTAAGTTGTTCCATAAGCTGGCTGAACTCACCAAACACGAATTCAAATTTGGAGGCCTCCTGTCCGAATGCTTGTTTGAAAATATCGACAAACAGTCCTTTGGGCACCCCTCCATCGTTGTAGCAAAGAGGATAATTATCGTAATAGCCTACTTTTAGAGAAAAAGATAAACCAAACAATAAGAACAGTTGCACAATTACAGAAATCCTGAGACTTTTCATATATTTCCCCCTTTCAAAAAATGAAAGATGGCAAAGTTATTTAATCAAATTATACCATATATTATACAAAAATTATCTTGACTAATCAAAGTTGTATGGTAAAATTCCAAACGTCGGGTACTGTCCAAAAATTCACACGCTTACCGTTTCCCACCTCGGTGCTCTTGCCTTTTTCAGTAAAAAAGGTTTAGAGTCGGTGGGTAAAGGTGGCGGAGGAAAAAACCAAATTGATGGAGGTGTATTTATGCCGGTAGCTACTATGAAACAACTTCTTGAAGCAGGTGTTCACTTTGGACACAGAACACAAAGATGGAACCCAAAGATGAAGCCGTATATCTATGGTGCAAGAAAAGGTATTTACATTATTGACCTTCAAAAGACTGTCAAATTATTGGACGAAGCTTACGATTTTGTTAGGGATGTTGCAAGTAAAGGAGGAACTATTCTTTTTGTGGGTACTAAAAAGCAAGCCCAGCAAGTTGTGAAAAATGAAGCTGAAAGATGCGGCGGATTTTACGTGAACAACAGATGGCTTGGAGGTCTTTTAACGAACTTCCAAACCATACAATCAAGAATCCAGAAACTTATTGAACTTGAAGAGATGGAATCAAATGGTGAGCTTGAAAAGCTTCCAAAAAAAGAGCAAAGTAAACTAAGAAAGACTCTCGATAAACTCAGAAAAAATCTCGGCGGTGTGAAAAGTATGAGAAGTCTTCCAGATGTCGTATTCATAGTCGATCCAAGAAAAGAAAAAATAGCAGTTGAAGAAGCAAATTACCTTGGTATACCAATTGTTGCAATGGTTGACACAAATTGTGATCCTGAACCTATCGATTACGTTATTCCATCAAATGATGATGCAATAAGGGCAATAGCACTTATAACCGCAAAGATAGCAGATGCCTATCTTGAAGGCAGGGAAGGTGTACCATACTCAACGCAAGAAGCCGTTGAAGAAACGACCGAGGAAATAGAAATTAATATCCCAGACAATCTTGATGAAGAAGAAATATAAAAAGAAAAAGTCCCCAAATTGGGGACTTTTTTTGTTTTTTGCTTTCAAAAAATAATTACAATTTCTTTTGTCTTAAATACGAATTGCCGAATAGGGCGATTAAAATAAGACACATTCCAACTATTTGAACAGACTTTATGGTTTCATGTCTTATTACGCTACCTGCCAGAACAGAAACTATAGTTGTAAGATTTGAAAACAATGAAGATACAGTCGGCGAAACTTTACTAAGCATGTAGTTCACCAAAAAGAATGCAACAGTTGAAGACAGCACACCAAGATAAAGTGCACCAATAACAACAGGAAAAGAAAGGTTCAAGGAAAACTGCCCTGTGGTTATACTGAGTAAAGTAAAAAATACAAATCCTGTTAACATCATAAAGAAGGTTATTTCTTCAGGCCTGAATTCTTCTGATAGTCTTCTTGAAGATATATTATAAAACGCTGCTGAAAAAACAGCTCCAAGGATCAATATTTTTCCTAAAAGTTCACCAGTAAGATTTACATCAAAACCGATAATCAATACTACTCCGAAAAAGCTCATGAACGCAAAAATAATCTGATACCATTTTATCTTTTCTTTTAATGTCAAGGGACTTAGAATCATCACAGTTATTGGTATCATCGCAATAAGCATACCTGCTTCTGATGAGGTTGTATATTTCAATCCGTTTGTCTCGAATATAAAATACAAAACAGGTTGGAAGATAGCAACGCGCCATAATTTCCAGTAAGGTTTTTTACTTAGCCTCACAATTTTAAGTACAAGTAGTATGACCATTACTACACTTGCTACGAAAAATCTGTACGAAAGAAAAGTATAGACTGTTACGTGCTCAATGCTGTTCTTGGTGAAAAGGAACGACAAGCCGAATATAAAAGAAACACAAAGACCTGAAAGAAATACCTTTATACTCAAACTTTTCACTCTCCAAGCAAAAATTAATATATTTCAATACAAAATTATGAAAATATGCCTCCCTTTCATTTTTCAAACCTTTCCTGCCAAAGTTTTTTATAAATATCAGCTAATTTTCCTTCCTTCGATATATTTCGTGGGTTGTAAATTCTGTCTGTTATTTGTTGCGGTAGATATCTTTGTTTGATGAATCCTCCGTATTCGTGTGGATATTTGTATCCACTATCTTCAACGTTAAGCAAATGCCTGGGTACTGGAATATTGGCTGTTAAGCGTGCGACTTCTAAAGCTTTGCTGACAGCCTCGTAACTTGAATTACTCTTAGGAGCTAATGAAAGGTATATCACACACTCAGATAAATTAATGACACATTCTGGAAGCCCAACACTTTCAACGGCTTGCATCGTTGCTGTTGCCAGAACTAATGCAAAGGGATCTGCTAATCCGACATCTTCACTGGCTAATATCACAAGTCTTCTTGCGATAAACCTTGGATCTTCTCCACCGTTTAACATGCGAGCCATATAGTATAACGCGGCATCTGGATCACTACCTCTAATACTCTTAATGAAAGCAGATGCAAGGTTGTAATGTTCAGAATCAGTGTATTTTGTTACGTATTCACCAACATACATCTCATAAACAGTATCATCGATCACGTCTTTTCCACTCACCTTTGCCATATTTGAAAGTAGTTCATAAGTGTTTAAAAGAAATCTTGCATCTCCATTAGCCGATGCTATGATACTCTCTTTAACGCTTTGTTTTACATCTACGCCTAATCTATTCACAGCATTTTGCAAGATCGTATCTAACTCGCTTGGTGAAAGTTTTTTGAATCTCAAGACTCTACATCTTGACAAAAGTGCAGGATTTATTGTGTATTGTGGGTTCTCCGTTGTGGTGCCAAAAAGTATATATGTTCCTGTTTCAACACCTGGCAAGAAGACATCTTGTTGCTTTTTATTGAATCGGTGAAGCTCATCTATGAACAACACTACCTTCTTTATGCCTCTCATACTATAAGCGTATCTTTCCCACTTTTTAACGTCCTCAACAGAAGTGAATGCGGCATTAAGGTGAACAATTTCATAATCTGTGTACTTTCTTAACAAACCCAAAACCGATGTTTTTCCACTACCAGGTGGTCCAACAAGTATAGCAGAAAATAAATTACTTGCTTCAATTGCTATACGCAAAAGAGCACCTTCACCAAGAAGGTGCTCTTGACCTATGAAATTTTCAAACGAATTAGGCCTGAGTATTTCGCTTAAACCATTCAACAGTTCTCTTCAACCCCTCTTCAAGAGAGTGCTTAGGTTCCCATTTAAGTTCTATCCATGCCCTGTTATAACAAAGCACACTTTTTCTTATATCACCTTTTCTATGTGGACCGTAGATTGGATCTTTTTTGTATCCAGTCAGCTTTTTAAGTATCTTGAATAACTCATTTGTTGTTGTTCCAGTTGCTGTACCTATGTTTATAACAAGTCCATCTCCTTTTTCCATAGCCTTTATATTCGCATCTACAACATCTTCGACGTAAATGTAATCCCTTGTGTACTCTCCATCTCCGAATATGGTGCACTCTTCATTTTTCAACATTCTGGAGGTAAATATTGCAACAACACCTGCTTCTCCGTACGGATCTTGTCTCGGTCCATATACATTTCCGTATCTTAACACGGTGTATTTTAAACCAAATTCCTTGCTAAAAAATCTCAAATAATTTTCGACGGAAAGCTTTGCTATTCCGTATGGGGACATTGGCTGTGGAAAGACACTCTCTGGTGTTGGAAAGACTTTTACATCTTCGCCGTATATTGCTCCACCGGTTGAAGAAAATATAAATTTTCTGACTCCATTCTCAATAGAAGCCTTTATAAGATTGATGCTACCAATTATATTCCAATTTGCATCCTTTATTGGGTCTTTGACCGATATTGCGACACTTGCTTGAGCTGCAAGATGGAAAACGTATTCAAATTTTTCAGAAGAAAAAAGTTCGTTCACCTTTTCCGTGTCGTATATGTCCATTTCTATAAACTTAGCTCTAGGGTTTACATTTTCTCGCTTGCCAGTTGAGAGGTTGTCAATGACAACAACATCGTGTCCTAATTCCACAAGTTTATCTGCTACATGTGAACCGATAAATCCAGCACCACCTGTTACAAGTACTTTACTCATATACTTCATCCTCCTTAATTTTCTCTTTTAACTTAAGTACTTCTTCGGGTATTTCAAGATTCATTCTTTGTTCTTTAATGAATTGTTCAAGTTCTTTTGCTTTATCAACGGTGAAATCAATAAGTATAGAGTAAAACTTTCTGAGCTTTCTCCTGGTTTCTTGGTCTAGATCATACACAATAAGACTTGCTATTTGCTCAGCCTTTTTTTCTGGCACACCAACGACGTACATGAAGAAATATTTTATCCTCGATTCACCTGATCTAAGCATTTGGGCAATTCTTAATCCACGTGTTGTTAGCTTGACAAAACCGTACCTTTTATGATCGACAAGACCAAGTTCTACAAGTTTTTTAACCGCATTGGTTGCACTTGCATAAGACACGTTCTTACTACGTGCTATGTCTGAAATTCGTGCCACACCTTCTTTTTCTACTAAAGTATATATAGTGGATACGTAACTCATGACAGTTGGTGTTAACTTTGTTTCATGCCTTGATTCGTTTTTCACATTACTTTCCTCCCTGATCGTTACCGTCTTCAACGTTTTTATCAATATCAATTTTTACACCATTTATCTCATTTACAAACATATCATAATATTTCTTAACCTTCTTAATATCTTGCCATGTTAAATCTTTTGGACTGCCTTTTTCTTTCGACGGATTTCTGAGCAAATAACTTGGATGAAACATCGGAAAGATTATTATCTCACCTTTCCATATTATTTGCTTTCCTCTAATCTTTGTTATAGACTCTTCTTTCCCAAGAAAAAACGAAGCAGCTGTACTACCAAGAGGTACAATCATCCGAGGATTTATAAGCTGAATTTGAGCTATTAAATAATGAGAACAGGTTTGAATTTCCATAGAATTTGGTACTCTGTTATTAGGGGGTCTGCATTTGACAACGTTAGTAATATATACCTCCTCACGCTTTATATTTACAGATTCTAAAATCTTCGTTAGTAATTGTCCAGCTTTGCCTACAAACGGTCTTCCTTGGTTGTCTTCTTCTTCACCAGGACCTTCCCCGACAAACATGATTGGTGAATATATATTACCTTCGCCAGGTACAGCATTTTTTCTTAATAATCCAAGTGGACAACTTTGGCATTCTCTTATCCTATCTTCAATAACCTTCATTAATTCTTCCTTTTTCATCAAACACACCTCTGAAAAAAGATTTGCAAATGCCGAATAAAAAACGATAGAATTGTAGCTTAACAATGTTTAGCTAACAATTTTATTATATCATAAAACTTTGAAAAATAGCAAGTTTTTGTTTTTTGTTTTTTTGATCAAACATAGTTTATAGATTAAAATGGCACTGTCCGATAAAAGACAGTGCCAAATTGTTTTACTAAGTTAAAAAATGTTAAGTCAGACTTTCAACCTATTCTTCAACAAGAACGCCAAGAAATTGACTTTTATACATATTCGCATAAAAGCCGCCTCTACTAAGAAGCTCAGAATGCTTACCTACTTCTACTATCTTTCCTTCGTTGATAACAATTATCATATCGGCGTTTTTAATGGTAGATAATCTGTGTGCAACTACAAACGATGTTCTACCCTTCAATAAATCTTTCATAGCCTTTTGTATGTAAATTTCCGTTAACGTATCCACGTTGCTTGTAGCTTCATCTAATATAAGCACGTCGGGATCAGCCAAAAAAGCACGGGCAATGGTAATTAATTGCTTTTCTCCTTGTGATATGTTCGATGAATCTTCACTGATAATTGTTTCATAACCTTTTGGCATAGCCATTATGAAATGGTGAACATGTGCCATTTTAGCTGCTTGTACAATCTGTTCATTGGTAGCATCTTCTTTGCTGTAGGCAATGTTTTCCTTTATAGTTCCAGAGAAAAGCCAAGTGTCTTGCAAGACCATTCCGAAGTGCCTCCTAAGATTAGATCTTTTTATATCCCTGATATCAATACCATCGATCGTTATTTTTCCACCCTGTATTTCGTAAAATCTCATCAATAAGTTAACTAAGGTGGTTTTTCCAGCACCAGTTGGACCTACAATAGCAACCATTTGTCCACTTTTAACGTCTATATTAAAGTTTTCTATAAGTGGCTTATCTGGAAGGTAGCTAAATCTAACATTTTCGAATCTTATGTTTCCATCCACTTTCTCCAATTCTATTGCGTTTTCTTTATCTGGTATTTCTTCTTTTTCTTCTAAAATCTCGAATACTCTTTCCGAAGCAGCGAGTGTTGATTGTATCATATTAACTATGTTGGCTATTTGTATTATTGGTTGGTTGAATTGCCTTGAATATTGTATAAAAGCCTGTACATCACCTATGGTAATCTGCTTTTTGTTAACCAACACACTTCCACCAACAGCGACTATAATGTACCCTAAATTTGCTATAAAGTTCATCAACGGCATAATTATTCCACTTATGAATTGTGCCTTTTTGCTCTCTTTGTATAACTCTTCATTGGTCATCTCGAATTTTTCTATCTCGTCCTTTTCTCGACCATAAGCTTTAACAACTAAGTGACCGCTGTAAACTTCTTCTATCTGTCCGGTGAGTTTTCCAAGTAATCTTTGCTGACCGCTGAAGTACTTTTGAGAATGTTTGGCAGTAAACATGACCGCAATAGCACTCATAGGTAGTGTCACAAGTGTCAATAAGGTTAGCAAACCATTTATAGTTATCATCATATATGTAATACCAAATATTGTAACTACACCCGATATAAACTGTGTTAGACTCTGTTGTAGAGTATTACTTATAAGATCAATGTCATTTGTCACGCGACTTATTATGTCACCATGTGATCTTTGATCGTAAAAACTCAGAGGCAACTTTTTGAGTTTCTCGTTTATATCTTCCCTCATTTTTCTTACTATCTTTTGGGTTATTCCTGCCATTATATAGCCTTGGAGAAAATTTAGCAACGCAGATATTCCATAAAGTATTGCTACCGTTGAAAGCACGGAAGATATTTTTTCGAAATTCATTTTCGTATTCAAAAATCCAGAAAATGGGGTTTTTCTTATCATTATGACCCTAAATATTTCCGTTGTTGCTTCTCCCATTATTTTTGGAGCTTTTATCGTGAGAACAGTCGCAAGGATAGTAAGAATAAAAACTAATGTAATTCCAATATAGTATGGTTTCAAATAACTCATTAGTTTTTTGAATGATTTTTTGAAATCTTTTGGTTTTTCTGCGAGCCTTGCGAACCCAGGTCCTCCAGGTCCCATTGGTCGTAATCTTTGTTGTCTTTGAAGGCGTTCTTTGTCTGCTAAGTTTTTGTTTTCCACTCTTATCACCTCACTTTTGTAATTCTGTTTCTTCTTTTGAGAGTTGTGAATAGACTATCTCCCTGTAGGTTTCGCATTCATTAAGTAAATCTTCGTGGGTACCAATTCCTACGATCTCCCCATCTTTCAAAACAATTATTTGATCAGCGTTCATGATAGTAGCAACTCTTTGAGCAACTATTATAACGGTTGCATCTTTGGTTTCTTTAAACAATTTGCTTCTAATCTTACCATCTGTTTTGAAATCTAATGCACTAAAAGTATCGTCGAATAGATAAATCTTGGGTCTTCCAGCTATAGCCCTTGCGATGGATATTCTTTGTTTTTGCCCACCTGATAAGTTTAAGCCTCCTTGTTCAATTTTGTATTCCAGTCCCTCAGGATATTTACTTGAAAATTCTGTAACTTGTGCAATCTCAGCTGCGTGATTTATCATATCATCTGTAATCCATTCGCGTCCGAATCTTATATTCTCTTTAATGCTACCTGAAAATATAATAGCTTTCTGCGTGGCATAACCTATTTGGCGACGTAAGATGTCGAAAGGAATTTCTCTAATATCTACACCATCGAGCTTAATATTTCCAGAAACTGGGTCATAGAATCTTACTATCAAATTCAAGAGCGTAGATTTTCCACAGCCTGTTGCACCAACTACTGCAGTAACTTTTCCAGGTAGTGCCTTAAACGAAATATTCTTTAAAACTGGTTCACTTGCACCTGGATATGAAAAAGTAACATTGTCAAATTCAACAACACCTTGTAAATCAATGGTTTTTGAATATTTTAATGAACTTGTACTTTGTTTTATCTTAGGTTCAGTTTCAAGTATCTCTTTTATTCTTTGAGATGAAACACTCGCTCGAGGAAGAAAGATAAAAACAACAGAGATCATAATAAATGAAAACATTATTTGCATAACATACTGCATTACCGCCATCATTTGACCAACTTGCAGTATTCCTTTATCGATTTGTTTGGCACCGAACCATATTATGGCAATAATAGTCAGATTCATTATTATCATCATATAAGGAAAAAGCAAGGAACCTATTCTATTAACGGTAAGAGATGTTTTGATAAGATCAAAATTCGCTGTTCTGAATCTTTCCATTTCCTTGTCTTCCTTATTAAATGCCCTGATTACTCTAATACCAGTAACACGTTCCCTTACAACAAGATTCAACTTGTCTATTTTTCTTTGTATACTTTTAAACAAAGGAGCAATGATTATTGCAATTATCCCCAGCCCAGCAAGCATTACGGGAACAGATATTAACAATGTAGCCGTTAATTTTGCATCTTTTTGGACAGCCATAAAAATTCCGCCAATTGCCATGATTGGTGCCATTACAACCATTCTAAGTATCATGACAACTGCCTGTTGTATTTGCATAACATCGTTTGTTGTACGTGTTATCAACGACGATGTAGTAAATTTGTCTACTTCTTCTAAGGAAAATGAAGTAACTTTTGTAAATACCGCATTTCTCAGATCTTTACCTAATCCCATACTGACTACAGACGAGGTATAACTCGCCACGACAGCTGCCAAGACACTCAAAAAGGAAACAACTAACATCCTTCCACCTGTGCGCCAGATGTAATTGTCATCACCTCTAACAATTCCCTTGTCTACAATATCCGACATTAAATCTGGAAGATAAAGTGATATTATTGATTGAACTGCTACTAGAGAAATAGTCACAACTATGAGTAGCCAATACTTAAAAATAAACTTGCTTAACATGCGTCATCACCTGCCTTTTTCTGTTCGAATTGTTCATCAATCTTTCTTCTTAGTTTGTCTATTAACTCTTCCAACTGTTTTTGCTCAGATTCTGTTAGCCCGCTTATCAATAAAGTTTCTATTTGTCTAATAGTTTTATGCACAGATTCCAAAACTTCTTGCGCTTTTGACGACAGATAAACTCGTGAAATCCGTCTGTCTTTTACATCTTCTTCACGATAAACAAGTTTATTCTTTTCCATTCTCTTCAACATTACTGCAACAGTTCCTGGTTCCACATCCATGAGCTTTGAAATGTCTCGCTGGCTTATTCCTGGATGGTTTTGAATCAAAAACAGCATTGGAATCTGCCCAGGGTGTATCGAATACGTTCTTGAGATACTCTCGTTAATAATCTTGAATATCTTCCTTTGTAAAACACTCATCTTGTAAAGAATACTGTTTTGATCTACAATGCCTTTCAAATTAAACACCTCTCTTTTCATAAAGTTAATAATAGTTATACGTATAATAGTTATACGTATAATTATATTACAACACTTGGTTTTGTCAAGCTGCATTATGAAATGGAATTCTGAATTTATCTGGAAAATGCAGAAGGATGTGGTATAATTATTTTCAGTGGTGAGTATTTCAGATTGAGGGACCTTTTATGGCGAGATGGATTTTGGTTCTGATAGGTACGTTTGGAATATTTTTACTTATTTTCTCACTTCTTAATTTACGTAACTTGTTTGAGCAAGTGAACAGTACTACGGTAAGCTTGGTAATTGATAGTTGCAAAATTAACGGTATAACTATGCTATGTCAGGCGCGATTGGTTGTAAGTTCGTCATTGATGTACGATGTTGAGCTGGCTCAGTTGAGATTAACTGATTTGTCAGGTAAA
It encodes:
- a CDS encoding transporter substrate-binding domain-containing protein, which produces MKSLRISVIVQLFLLFGLSFSLKVGYYDNYPLCYNDGGVPKGLFVDIFKQAFGQEASKFEFVFGEFSQLMEQLKEGKIDLLMVIAETKERKENFSFNKEVVVMNWGVLVSSVNFKELRELDGARIAANRGDIYYQRFKELLESFNIKVEYTEFDTYYDVLREVNEGNFKYGVVSRLSFLVNSEKFPNVYQTSYVFSPVPLKFATKKNTNTILLEQIDKQLIFLNSTGELNRMFNSYFLKQTTHPRMLSVWFLLFIAASVTLALVVYLFVRRIRKINALYNAALEKLREENTVTSYELQEDKKIKGIYERTLGMELLRKYEELSRRESHSISILAIEIGALNETQAEIFEKSLFEITRPGDFVFKYSENSYILVMYSYASFMIEMFRKVLLENLSKSGIETKLFLGLKVFNPQTDEKIEKTLLDAFAELEKDKEFRKKTF
- the rpsB gene encoding 30S ribosomal protein S2 — translated: MPVATMKQLLEAGVHFGHRTQRWNPKMKPYIYGARKGIYIIDLQKTVKLLDEAYDFVRDVASKGGTILFVGTKKQAQQVVKNEAERCGGFYVNNRWLGGLLTNFQTIQSRIQKLIELEEMESNGELEKLPKKEQSKLRKTLDKLRKNLGGVKSMRSLPDVVFIVDPRKEKIAVEEANYLGIPIVAMVDTNCDPEPIDYVIPSNDDAIRAIALITAKIADAYLEGREGVPYSTQEAVEETTEEIEINIPDNLDEEEI
- a CDS encoding DMT family transporter — encoded protein: MSIKVFLSGLCVSFIFGLSFLFTKNSIEHVTVYTFLSYRFFVASVVMVILLVLKIVRLSKKPYWKLWRVAIFQPVLYFIFETNGLKYTTSSEAGMLIAMIPITVMILSPLTLKEKIKWYQIIFAFMSFFGVVLIIGFDVNLTGELLGKILILGAVFSAAFYNISSRRLSEEFRPEEITFFMMLTGFVFFTLLSITTGQFSLNLSFPVVIGALYLGVLSSTVAFFLVNYMLSKVSPTVSSLFSNLTTIVSVLAGSVIRHETIKSVQIVGMCLILIALFGNSYLRQKKL
- a CDS encoding replication-associated recombination protein A, which codes for MNGLSEILRPNSFENFIGQEHLLGEGALLRIAIEASNLFSAILVGPPGSGKTSVLGLLRKYTDYEIVHLNAAFTSVEDVKKWERYAYSMRGIKKVVLFIDELHRFNKKQQDVFLPGVETGTYILFGTTTENPQYTINPALLSRCRVLRFKKLSPSELDTILQNAVNRLGVDVKQSVKESIIASANGDARFLLNTYELLSNMAKVSGKDVIDDTVYEMYVGEYVTKYTDSEHYNLASAFIKSIRGSDPDAALYYMARMLNGGEDPRFIARRLVILASEDVGLADPFALVLATATMQAVESVGLPECVINLSECVIYLSLAPKSNSSYEAVSKALEVARLTANIPVPRHLLNVEDSGYKYPHEYGGFIKQRYLPQQITDRIYNPRNISKEGKLADIYKKLWQERFEK
- a CDS encoding SDR family oxidoreductase; translated protein: MSKVLVTGGAGFIGSHVADKLVELGHDVVVIDNLSTGKRENVNPRAKFIEMDIYDTEKVNELFSSEKFEYVFHLAAQASVAISVKDPIKDANWNIIGSINLIKASIENGVRKFIFSSTGGAIYGEDVKVFPTPESVFPQPMSPYGIAKLSVENYLRFFSKEFGLKYTVLRYGNVYGPRQDPYGEAGVVAIFTSRMLKNEECTIFGDGEYTRDYIYVEDVVDANIKAMEKGDGLVINIGTATGTTTNELFKILKKLTGYKKDPIYGPHRKGDIRKSVLCYNRAWIELKWEPKHSLEEGLKRTVEWFKRNTQA
- a CDS encoding metal-dependent transcriptional regulator, whose translation is MKNESRHETKLTPTVMSYVSTIYTLVEKEGVARISDIARSKNVSYASATNAVKKLVELGLVDHKRYGFVKLTTRGLRIAQMLRSGESRIKYFFMYVVGVPEKKAEQIASLIVYDLDQETRRKLRKFYSILIDFTVDKAKELEQFIKEQRMNLEIPEEVLKLKEKIKEDEVYE
- a CDS encoding uracil-DNA glycosylase; the protein is MMKKEELMKVIEDRIRECQSCPLGLLRKNAVPGEGNIYSPIMFVGEGPGEEEDNQGRPFVGKAGQLLTKILESVNIKREEVYITNVVKCRPPNNRVPNSMEIQTCSHYLIAQIQLINPRMIVPLGSTAASFFLGKEESITKIRGKQIIWKGEIIIFPMFHPSYLLRNPSKEKGSPKDLTWQDIKKVKKYYDMFVNEINGVKIDIDKNVEDGNDQGGK
- a CDS encoding ABC transporter ATP-binding protein/permease — protein: MGPGGPGFARLAEKPKDFKKSFKKLMSYLKPYYIGITLVFILTILATVLTIKAPKIMGEATTEIFRVIMIRKTPFSGFLNTKMNFEKISSVLSTVAILYGISALLNFLQGYIMAGITQKIVRKMREDINEKLKKLPLSFYDQRSHGDIISRVTNDIDLISNTLQQSLTQFISGVVTIFGITYMMITINGLLTLLTLVTLPMSAIAVMFTAKHSQKYFSGQQRLLGKLTGQIEEVYSGHLVVKAYGREKDEIEKFEMTNEELYKESKKAQFISGIIMPLMNFIANLGYIIVAVGGSVLVNKKQITIGDVQAFIQYSRQFNQPIIQIANIVNMIQSTLAASERVFEILEEKEEIPDKENAIELEKVDGNIRFENVRFSYLPDKPLIENFNIDVKSGQMVAIVGPTGAGKTTLVNLLMRFYEIQGGKITIDGIDIRDIKRSNLRRHFGMVLQDTWLFSGTIKENIAYSKEDATNEQIVQAAKMAHVHHFIMAMPKGYETIISEDSSNISQGEKQLITIARAFLADPDVLILDEATSNVDTLTEIYIQKAMKDLLKGRTSFVVAHRLSTIKNADMIIVINEGKIVEVGKHSELLSRGGFYANMYKSQFLGVLVEE
- a CDS encoding ABC transporter ATP-binding protein/permease; the protein is MLSKFIFKYWLLIVVTISLVAVQSIISLYLPDLMSDIVDKGIVRGDDNYIWRTGGRMLVVSFLSVLAAVVASYTSSVVSMGLGKDLRNAVFTKVTSFSLEEVDKFTTSSLITRTTNDVMQIQQAVVMILRMVVMAPIMAIGGIFMAVQKDAKLTATLLISVPVMLAGLGIIAIIIAPLFKSIQRKIDKLNLVVRERVTGIRVIRAFNKEDKEMERFRTANFDLIKTSLTVNRIGSLLFPYMMIIMNLTIIAIIWFGAKQIDKGILQVGQMMAVMQYVMQIMFSFIMISVVFIFLPRASVSSQRIKEILETEPKIKQSTSSLKYSKTIDLQGVVEFDNVTFSYPGASEPVLKNISFKALPGKVTAVVGATGCGKSTLLNLIVRFYDPVSGNIKLDGVDIREIPFDILRRQIGYATQKAIIFSGSIKENIRFGREWITDDMINHAAEIAQVTEFSSKYPEGLEYKIEQGGLNLSGGQKQRISIARAIAGRPKIYLFDDTFSALDFKTDGKIRSKLFKETKDATVIIVAQRVATIMNADQIIVLKDGEIVGIGTHEDLLNECETYREIVYSQLSKEETELQK
- a CDS encoding MarR family transcriptional regulator, with product MKGIVDQNSILYKMSVLQRKIFKIINESISRTYSIHPGQIPMLFLIQNHPGISQRDISKLMDVEPGTVAVMLKRMEKNKLVYREEDVKDRRISRVYLSSKAQEVLESVHKTIRQIETLLISGLTESEQKQLEELIDKLRRKIDEQFEQKKAGDDAC